One genomic region from Phocoena sinus isolate mPhoSin1 chromosome 3, mPhoSin1.pri, whole genome shotgun sequence encodes:
- the LOC116750427 gene encoding LOW QUALITY PROTEIN: heat shock protein HSP 90-beta-like (The sequence of the model RefSeq protein was modified relative to this genomic sequence to represent the inferred CDS: inserted 5 bases in 4 codons; substituted 1 base at 1 genomic stop codon), which produces MAEEVHRGEKEVETFAFQAEIAQLMSLIINTFYSNKEIFLRELISNASDALDKICYESLTDPSKLDSDKELKIDIIPNPQECTLTLVDTGFGLTKADLVNNLGTIAKSGTKAFMEALQAGADISMIGQFGVGFYSAYLVAXKVVVITKHNDDGQYAWEPSAXGSFTVRADHGEPLGWGTKVILHLKEDQTEYLEERRVKEVVKKHSQFIGYPITLYLEKESEKEISDDEAEEEKGEKEEEDKDDEEKPKIEDVGSDEEDDSGKGKKKKTKKIKEKYIDQEELNKTKPIWTRNPDGITQEEYGESCKRLTNDWEDHLAVKHFSVEGQLEFRALLFIPPRAPFDLFENKKKKNIKLYVHHVFIKNSCDELIPEYLNFICGVVDXEDLPLNISQXMLQQSKILKIIHKNIVKKCLELFSELAEDKDNYKKFHEAFSKNLKLGIHEDSTNWRHLSELLRYHISQSGDEMTSLSEYVSRMKETQXESKEQVANSAFVERMWKQGFKVVYMTEPIDEQCVQQLKEFDGKSLVSVTKEGLELPEDEEEKKKMEENKAKFDNLCKLMKEILDKKVKKVTISNRLVSSPCCIVTSTYGWTANMESIMKAQALQDNSTMGYMMAKKHLEINPDPRIVETLQQKAEADKNDKTVKDLVVLLLETALLSFGFSLEDPQTHSNSIYCMIKLGLGIDEDEVTAEEPSTAVPDEIHPRLEGDEDASCMEEVD; this is translated from the exons ATGGCTGAGGAAGTGCACCGTGGAGAGAAGGAGGTGGAGACTTTTGCTTTCCAGGCAGAAATTGCCCAACTCATGTCTCTTATTATCAATACCTTCTATTCCAACAAGGAAATTTTCCTTCGGGAGTTGATCAGTAATGCTTCTGATGCCTTGGACAAGATTTGCTATGAGAGCCTGACAGACCCTTCCAAATTGGACAGTGATAAAGAGCTGAAAATTGACATCATTCCTAACCCTCAGGAGTGCACCCTGACTCTGGTAGACACAGGCTTTGGCCTGACCAAAGCTGATCTTGTAAATAATTTGGGAACGATTGCCAAGTCTGGTACTAAAGCATTTATGGAGGCTCTTCAGGCTGGTGCAGACATTTCCATGATTGGGCAATTTGGTGTTGGCTTCTATTCTGCCTACCTAGTGG AGAAGGTGGTTGTGATCACAAAGCACAATGATGATGGACAGTATGCCTGGGAGCCTTCTG GGGGTTCCTTCACTGTACGTGCTGACCATGGTGAGCCCCTTGGGTGGGGTACCAAAGTGATTCTCCACCTTAAGGAAGACCAGACAGAGTACTTAGAAGAAAGGCGGGTCAAAGAAGTGGTGAAGAAGCACTCACAGTTCATAGGTTATCCCATCACACTCTATCTGGAGAAGGAAAGTGAGAAGGAAATCAGTGATGatgaggcagaggaagagaaaggtgagaaagaagaggaagataaaGATGATGAGGAGAAGCCTAAGATTGAAGATGTGGGCTCAGATGAGGAGGATGATAGTGGCAAgggtaagaaaaagaagacaaagaagatCAAGGAGAAATATATTGATCAGGAAGAACTGAACAAGACCAAGCCCATTTGGACCAGAAACCCTGATGGCATCACCCAGGAAGAATACGGAGAGTCCTGTAAAAGGCTTACAAATGACTGGGAAGATCACTTGGCAGTGAAGCACTTCTCTGTAGAAGGTCAGCTGGAATTCAGAGCATTGCTGTTCATCCCTCCTCGGGCTCCTTTTGACCTCtttgagaacaaaaagaaaaagaacatcaaACTCTATGTCCACCATGTGTTCATCAAGAACAGCTGTGATGAGTTAATACCAGAATATCTCAACTTCATCTGTGGTGTGGTTGA TGAAGACCTTCCCCTGAACATCTCCCAATAAATGCTCCAGCAGAGCAAAATCTTGAAGATCATTCATAAAAACATTGTTAAGAAGTGCCTTGAGCTCTTCTCGGAGCTGGCAGAAGACAAGGACAACTACAAGAAATTCCATGAGGCGTTCTCTAAAAATCTAAAGCTTGGAATCCATGAGGACTCCACTAACTGGCGACACCTTTCTGAGCTGCTGCGCTATCACATCTCCCAGTCTGGAGATGAGATGACTTCTCTCTCAGAATACGTGTCTCGCATGAAGGAGACCC AAGAGAGCAAAGAGCAGGTTGCCAACTCTGCATTTGTAGAGCGAATGTGGAAGCAGGGCTTCAAGGTGGTGTACATGACAGAGCCGATCGATGAGCAATGTGTGCAGCAGCTCAAGGAATTTGATGGGAAGAGTCTGGTCTCGGTTACCAAGGAGGGTCTGGAGCTTCCTGAGgatgaggaggagaagaagaagatgGAGGAGAACAAGGCCAAGTTTGATAACCTCTGCAAACTCATGAAAGAGATCTTGGATAAGAAGGTGAAGAAGGTGACAATCTCCAATAGGCTTGTGTCTTCACCCTGCTGTATCGTGACGAGCACATACGGCTGGACTGCCAACATGGAGAGCATCATGAAAGCCCAGGCACTTCAGGACAACTCGACCATGGGCTACATGATGGCCAAAAAGCACCTGGAGATCAATCCTGACCCCCGCATTGTGGAGACCCTGCagcagaaagcagaagcagaCAAGAATGACAAGACCGTCAAGGACCTGGTGGTGCTGCTGCTCGAAACTGCACTGCTCTCTTTCGGCTTCTCGCTTGAGGATCCCCAGACCCACTCCAACAGCATCTACTGCATGATCAAGCTAGGCTTGGGCATTGATGAAGATGAAGTGACAGCAGAGGAGCCCAGTACTGCTGTTCCTGATGAGATCCACCCCCGCCTTGAGGGTGATGAGGATGCCTCTTGCATGGAAGAAGTAGATTAG